A single window of Synechococcus sp. C9 DNA harbors:
- a CDS encoding chlorophyll a/b-binding protein encodes MKRLMENINVNPTGAGTFGFTHFAELWNGRLAMIGIICLVVGEVTTGKGQLAQMGIVGRGAGLLVVLFLVGLTVASMLGYYAVGMAQRLALTESQNSATPAPADSPETAPPAPVPTAGTPTN; translated from the coding sequence ATGAAACGCTTGATGGAGAATATTAACGTTAACCCCACCGGGGCGGGCACGTTTGGGTTTACCCATTTTGCCGAACTGTGGAATGGGCGGTTAGCCATGATCGGCATCATCTGTCTGGTGGTTGGGGAAGTGACCACCGGCAAAGGTCAGTTAGCCCAGATGGGAATTGTCGGGCGGGGTGCTGGTTTACTGGTGGTGCTGTTTCTGGTGGGGTTGACCGTGGCTTCGATGCTGGGCTACTACGCCGTGGGGATGGCGCAACGGCTGGCACTCACGGAATCGCAAAATTCAGCAACCCCTGCTCCGGCAGATAGCCCCGAAACCGCCCCGCCTGCCCCAGTACCAACAGCAGGGACACCGACCAATTAG
- a CDS encoding type II toxin-antitoxin system prevent-host-death family antitoxin yields MTTVTIQEAQAQLPDLIHRLNPGEELVITENDRPVAKLVSESPKPIAGLRPPPGLCKGMITIVADDDEHLKDFAEYMP; encoded by the coding sequence ATGACAACCGTCACCATCCAAGAAGCCCAAGCCCAACTGCCCGATCTTATTCATCGGCTAAATCCCGGTGAAGAATTGGTGATCACAGAGAACGATCGACCCGTGGCGAAGCTGGTGAGCGAATCGCCGAAACCGATAGCTGGTCTGCGCCCACCACCTGGGCTGTGCAAGGGCATGATCACCATCGTGGCGGACGATGATGAGCATCTCAAGGACTTTGCGGAGTATATGCCGTGA
- a CDS encoding PglZ domain-containing protein gives MSMAVVTAYLTQLIAKQVEDKGLVVWYDPEQAYGSIAETLTLPNTTVARYEGSFFQLRKDIDHLMNDRQPPRLVVYVPLPREKTHAALIELDAAGVVMQPRQQPPACNTRLSVVARNALKPILSEEQVGEIERQVEAGKLSLADLNALADKGKDLATGVLTLIFGTATPQEVALAFLHDDRHDQEIAKKGAKTELQRLLEMGFEIQLPTAETLSHWRVKLGRHILLTDLCAALKEQVPSPLASVAIAHSPAGVDACVRLARSWRNSREHRDSYITIANRTEQELGLSRLDLPVDPLQENETFLCVEKTLLVHLETELLKQVTPERLHLVKQRRARFWADVESQIQARWALVASAAEVLLSADRVAKALKKAPTTVLELVKAYAEDDQPWCLLDTHHRHLESRKYQFEFAPGDDHQALEKLITKAEQRYTQVGSELAKHFITQFAKAKHPIEGLLRQQNIFEKQVKPHLSEGKVAYVWVDALRFEMARELSRLLANDFPLACQPALAMIPTITEIGMAALLPKAHESAKVVGVGGGKLGVEIAGQVMRNRNDRVAFLKNHAGVAVFDAKLEDLLPKPSKKVKDGIQNHQLILITSQEIDELGETDNLAQARLQIDGVLGHLRRGVRILADHGIKTIVLVADHGHLFADEVGEDMKIEAPGGQVADLHRRVWVGIGGNSESTYLRTSLTSLGVESEYDIATPWTFAVFKSKGGGRAYFHGGLSPQELIVPVLVMHSRAQPKATTTSIRWTLTPGTPKLTTRFFSIQISGNQEQIDLFGLKPPTVRIEVRANKKCVSQPVSASYGFEDATGEVRLKLAEHDPRRIEPNTVTVMLSEEISQQTVRVYLLDAITGVELAPPLTLPVAISI, from the coding sequence ATGAGTATGGCTGTGGTCACCGCCTATCTGACCCAACTGATTGCCAAGCAGGTCGAGGACAAAGGGCTGGTGGTCTGGTATGACCCGGAGCAAGCCTACGGCTCCATTGCAGAAACACTCACCCTCCCCAACACCACCGTGGCTCGTTATGAGGGGAGTTTCTTCCAATTGCGCAAAGACATTGACCACCTCATGAACGACCGGCAACCGCCTCGCTTGGTCGTTTACGTCCCCCTCCCACGGGAAAAGACCCACGCCGCCCTGATCGAACTGGATGCCGCCGGAGTAGTAATGCAACCCCGGCAACAACCCCCCGCCTGCAACACCCGCTTATCTGTCGTGGCTCGCAACGCCCTCAAGCCGATTTTGAGCGAGGAGCAAGTGGGTGAAATCGAGCGGCAAGTGGAAGCGGGGAAATTGTCCCTGGCAGACCTCAACGCCCTCGCCGACAAAGGCAAAGACCTTGCCACTGGGGTACTCACCCTGATCTTCGGCACCGCCACCCCCCAGGAAGTCGCCTTAGCCTTTCTCCACGATGACCGGCATGACCAGGAGATTGCCAAAAAAGGAGCGAAGACCGAACTCCAACGTCTGCTCGAAATGGGCTTCGAGATTCAGCTTCCTACCGCTGAAACCTTGTCACACTGGCGAGTCAAGTTGGGGCGACACATTCTCCTCACTGACCTATGCGCCGCTCTCAAAGAACAGGTGCCTTCCCCATTAGCATCGGTTGCCATTGCCCACAGCCCGGCTGGTGTTGATGCCTGTGTCCGGCTTGCCCGTTCATGGCGAAATAGCCGCGAACATCGAGACAGTTACATTACCATCGCCAACAGAACCGAACAGGAGCTTGGTCTCAGTCGGCTTGACCTGCCCGTGGATCCCCTCCAGGAGAATGAAACCTTCCTGTGCGTCGAAAAAACCTTGCTGGTGCATCTCGAAACAGAGCTTCTCAAGCAAGTCACCCCGGAAAGGCTTCACCTAGTCAAGCAACGACGCGCCCGCTTCTGGGCAGATGTGGAGTCACAGATTCAAGCCCGCTGGGCACTGGTGGCATCCGCCGCCGAGGTCTTACTCTCAGCCGACCGAGTCGCAAAAGCACTCAAAAAAGCCCCCACCACCGTTCTCGAACTCGTCAAAGCCTACGCCGAGGATGACCAACCTTGGTGCCTACTCGACACCCATCACCGCCACCTGGAAAGCCGCAAGTATCAGTTCGAGTTTGCCCCTGGGGACGATCATCAGGCACTGGAAAAGCTGATCACCAAGGCTGAACAGCGGTACACCCAGGTCGGCAGTGAACTAGCCAAACATTTCATCACCCAATTTGCCAAAGCCAAGCATCCCATCGAGGGTTTACTACGGCAACAAAACATCTTTGAGAAACAGGTCAAGCCCCATTTGAGCGAAGGCAAGGTTGCCTATGTTTGGGTGGATGCCCTGCGGTTTGAAATGGCGCGTGAGTTGTCCCGCCTCTTGGCAAACGACTTCCCGCTCGCATGTCAGCCCGCCCTCGCCATGATCCCCACAATCACCGAGATTGGCATGGCGGCATTACTCCCCAAAGCCCACGAGTCAGCCAAGGTGGTCGGGGTTGGGGGTGGCAAACTGGGCGTGGAGATCGCCGGTCAGGTCATGAGAAATCGCAACGACCGGGTAGCGTTCCTGAAGAACCATGCAGGGGTTGCAGTCTTTGATGCCAAACTCGAAGACCTCCTCCCCAAGCCCAGCAAAAAGGTCAAAGACGGGATCCAGAACCACCAGCTAATCCTGATCACATCCCAGGAAATTGATGAGCTGGGCGAGACCGACAACCTCGCTCAAGCCCGACTGCAAATTGACGGTGTGCTGGGGCATCTGCGCCGGGGTGTGCGCATCTTGGCGGATCACGGCATTAAAACCATCGTGCTGGTTGCGGATCACGGTCACTTGTTTGCCGATGAAGTCGGGGAGGATATGAAAATTGAAGCCCCCGGTGGACAAGTAGCAGACCTGCATCGCCGAGTGTGGGTGGGCATCGGCGGCAATTCGGAATCCACTTACCTGCGAACCTCCCTGACCTCCCTAGGCGTAGAGAGTGAATATGACATTGCCACCCCCTGGACATTCGCCGTTTTCAAATCGAAAGGGGGTGGTCGCGCTTATTTTCACGGCGGCTTGTCTCCCCAAGAGCTGATCGTGCCTGTACTGGTCATGCACTCAAGGGCACAACCAAAAGCAACAACGACCAGCATTCGGTGGACACTAACGCCAGGAACCCCCAAACTGACCACCCGGTTTTTTTCCATACAGATTAGCGGCAACCAGGAGCAGATTGACCTATTTGGATTGAAGCCACCGACGGTGCGGATCGAAGTGCGAGCTAATAAAAAGTGTGTCTCCCAGCCAGTGAGTGCCTCTTACGGATTTGAGGATGCCACCGGCGAAGTGAGGCTGAAACTTGCTGAACATGATCCCAGACGCATCGAGCCAAATACTGTTACCGTAATGCTGTCGGAGGAAATTTCCCAACAGACGGTGCGGGTATATCTGCTGGATGCCATTACCGGGGTAGAACTAGCTCCGCCTCTGACCCTCCCCGTTGCCATTTCGATCTGA
- a CDS encoding type II toxin-antitoxin system prevent-host-death family antitoxin: protein MASITIQEAQAQLPDLIHQLNPGEELVITENNQPVARLVPTASTAEARKAPKFGTLKGTVLSMEHFDDPLEEFEEYT from the coding sequence ATGGCGAGCATTACGATTCAAGAAGCTCAAGCCCAACTGCCCGATCTTATTCATCAGCTAAATCCCGGTGAAGAGTTGGTGATTACTGAAAACAACCAGCCGGTGGCTCGATTGGTACCTACCGCCTCAACCGCCGAGGCTCGAAAAGCCCCAAAATTCGGCACCTTGAAGGGAACCGTCCTTTCGATGGAGCACTTCGACGACCCCCTTGAGGAGTTCGAGGAGTATACATAA
- a CDS encoding type II toxin-antitoxin system VapC family toxin produces MRHLLDSHTLLWYTLGDPQLSETARALILDPANEIFISPATYWEIAIKVSIGKLNLHQPYEDFIEACMNKYGFIILPIDPMHTARVIGLPFHHKDPFDRLLVAQALTEGIPIISNDPALDAYKITRYW; encoded by the coding sequence GTGAGGCACCTTCTCGATTCCCACACGCTCCTTTGGTACACGCTGGGCGACCCGCAACTCAGCGAGACGGCTAGGGCATTGATTTTGGATCCAGCCAACGAGATTTTCATCAGCCCAGCGACGTATTGGGAGATTGCCATTAAGGTCAGCATTGGCAAGCTAAATCTACATCAGCCCTATGAAGACTTCATCGAAGCGTGTATGAACAAATACGGGTTTATCATCCTTCCGATCGATCCGATGCACACGGCGAGGGTGATCGGGTTGCCCTTTCACCACAAAGACCCCTTCGACCGTTTGCTGGTCGCCCAGGCACTTACCGAAGGAATTCCAATCATTAGCAATGACCCGGCACTGGACGCTTACAAAATCACGAGGTATTGGTAG
- the brxL gene encoding protease Lon-related BREX system protein BrxL translates to MSELDRKAATVFAGKVVRKDLVRKVKVGANVPVFVLEYLLGKYCATDDPVAIDAGLKVVNNTLSSNFVTPGEANKAQSLVKDKGKHTLIDKVQVRYVSDDDKYWAELKNFGHRYVHIPEHFLRDYDRLLMGGIWAQVDLRHQYDEEQKGKRSPFWIESLKPIQLAKFDLEEYCDCRREFTTEEWIDLLLRTIGIEPSHFERRVKLLLLVRLVPLCERNYNLVELGPRGTGKSYGYQELSPYTILLTGPTTVANLFYNMATNKIGLVGIWDAVAFDEVADLQKMPKEVVTTLKTYCESGTFARGKDSLSGMASIAMFGNTNQPVEVMVRSSHLFMPLPDVIREDMAFLDRIHFYIPGWEIPKMRVEFFTDHYGFVVDYLAEALRILRKHNFTEMLDRHFSLGSHLNARDVKAVRKSVSGLVKLVYPHGELSRDELAELTELALEGRRRVKEQLKKMGSFEYHQTSFSFIDNTTREERFVGVPEQGGRDMIAADPLAPGSVYTASVDDQGKVGLYRLEVGCSPGTGKLKVAGGVEGAMKESLQRAFAYLQSQKVKMGIAQQFDTTDFHVEAIDLLSNHVPCESGIALVVAIYSAIQRQSVLPGLVILGDLSIQGNIKAVRSLAEPLQVSMDNGARRALIPLENKRNFLEVSGEIIERVDPIFFSDPMTAAMKALGIN, encoded by the coding sequence ATGTCTGAACTGGATCGAAAAGCGGCAACCGTATTTGCGGGTAAAGTCGTCCGCAAAGATTTGGTTCGCAAGGTGAAAGTGGGAGCAAATGTCCCAGTCTTTGTTCTCGAATACCTGTTAGGCAAGTATTGTGCTACCGATGACCCTGTGGCGATTGATGCGGGGCTGAAAGTGGTTAACAATACCCTCTCCTCGAATTTTGTCACCCCTGGGGAAGCCAACAAAGCCCAGTCGCTGGTAAAGGACAAGGGGAAGCACACCCTCATTGACAAGGTGCAGGTGCGCTACGTTTCCGACGATGACAAATACTGGGCGGAATTAAAGAACTTCGGGCATCGGTACGTTCACATTCCCGAACACTTCCTGCGGGACTACGACCGTTTGTTAATGGGCGGCATTTGGGCACAAGTAGATTTGCGGCACCAGTACGATGAAGAACAAAAAGGAAAACGCAGTCCTTTTTGGATCGAAAGCCTCAAGCCAATTCAACTGGCTAAGTTCGACTTGGAAGAATACTGTGATTGTCGCCGGGAATTTACCACCGAGGAGTGGATTGACCTACTGCTCCGCACCATTGGCATAGAGCCATCTCATTTTGAGCGACGGGTTAAATTGCTACTTCTGGTGCGACTGGTACCCCTCTGCGAACGGAATTACAATCTGGTGGAGCTTGGCCCCCGTGGCACAGGTAAGAGTTATGGCTATCAGGAGCTTTCACCCTACACCATCTTGCTCACCGGCCCGACAACCGTAGCCAATCTTTTTTACAACATGGCTACCAACAAAATAGGGCTAGTTGGGATTTGGGATGCGGTGGCGTTTGATGAGGTGGCTGACCTGCAAAAGATGCCGAAAGAGGTGGTAACGACCCTGAAAACCTACTGTGAGTCTGGCACCTTTGCCCGGGGGAAGGATTCCCTGTCTGGTATGGCATCCATTGCCATGTTCGGCAATACCAACCAGCCGGTGGAGGTCATGGTGCGCTCCTCCCATTTATTCATGCCACTGCCCGACGTGATCCGTGAGGACATGGCATTCCTGGATCGCATTCACTTTTACATTCCCGGCTGGGAAATCCCGAAGATGCGGGTTGAATTTTTCACCGACCACTACGGCTTCGTCGTGGATTATTTGGCTGAGGCACTGCGGATACTGCGCAAGCATAACTTCACCGAGATGCTCGACCGGCATTTCTCCCTTGGCTCCCATCTCAATGCCCGTGATGTGAAGGCTGTCCGCAAGTCGGTTTCTGGGCTGGTGAAGCTGGTCTATCCCCACGGTGAGTTGTCCAGGGATGAACTGGCTGAGCTTACCGAACTGGCCTTGGAAGGCCGTCGCCGGGTCAAGGAACAGCTGAAAAAGATGGGTTCCTTCGAGTACCACCAAACCTCGTTCTCTTTTATTGACAACACCACCAGGGAAGAACGGTTTGTCGGGGTACCCGAACAGGGGGGGCGGGATATGATTGCCGCTGACCCCCTTGCCCCTGGATCGGTTTATACCGCCTCGGTGGATGACCAGGGTAAAGTGGGTCTTTATCGTCTGGAAGTGGGCTGTTCACCCGGCACTGGCAAACTGAAGGTGGCAGGGGGTGTGGAAGGGGCGATGAAGGAATCCCTGCAACGAGCCTTCGCCTATCTCCAAAGCCAAAAAGTGAAGATGGGGATTGCTCAACAATTCGACACAACAGATTTTCATGTCGAGGCGATTGACTTACTCAGTAACCACGTTCCTTGTGAATCTGGGATCGCCTTGGTGGTCGCCATCTATTCCGCTATCCAGCGGCAGTCGGTATTGCCTGGTTTGGTGATCCTCGGCGACCTGAGCATTCAAGGAAATATCAAAGCTGTTCGCTCATTAGCCGAGCCGTTGCAGGTCAGCATGGATAACGGAGCACGGCGGGCACTTATTCCCCTCGAAAACAAGCGAAACTTTCTGGAAGTATCGGGCGAGATCATCGAGCGGGTTGACCCTATATTCTTCTCCGACCCAATGACAGCGGCGATGAAGGCACTGGGGATAAATTGA
- a CDS encoding type II toxin-antitoxin system VapC family toxin yields the protein MRLLLDTHTLIWAAEDPSQIPPGAMAIIANPDMERLLSAATIWEIAIKFGKGTLPLSMPYRPWMDKAIADLVLTVLPITLDHAERQTRLLFHHRDPFDRLLAAQALVEDIPLVSADHIFDPYGVNRIWS from the coding sequence ATGCGGTTGCTCCTTGACACCCATACCTTGATCTGGGCGGCGGAGGATCCCTCACAGATTCCGCCAGGAGCGATGGCAATCATAGCGAACCCTGATATGGAACGCCTCCTCAGTGCGGCGACCATCTGGGAAATCGCCATTAAGTTCGGCAAAGGCACCCTTCCGTTATCCATGCCCTACCGCCCGTGGATGGACAAGGCAATCGCCGACCTTGTCTTGACAGTGCTACCAATCACCCTCGACCACGCCGAGCGGCAGACCAGGTTGCTGTTCCATCATCGGGATCCGTTCGACCGCCTGCTGGCGGCTCAGGCACTCGTCGAAGACATCCCGCTGGTCAGTGCCGATCACATCTTCGATCCCTATGGTGTTAACCGAATCTGGAGCTGA
- a CDS encoding DUF1565 domain-containing protein has protein sequence MRSIYRVIAPFAIAVPLLGAGTVTANPAGNKLAVPSPPPATTKPNPAPATAKPTQTTVQPTAKPASPSPAAAIPKVEMPAPTPTAVNVQRVLYVNPTSGQDTHNGQTAQTAFRTITQALKFAEGGTLIQLAPGKYSAESGEQFPLALKPGVILRGNESTRGEGILIEGGGRFVSRIFARQNATILAGETTHILGVTVTNRNIRGTAIWVESTNPYIRNCTFTNNHREGVFVTGEGAPRIEDNLFIRNGGNGVSLTKASKGEVRRNVFIQTGFGLAIGGVASPIVADNRIENNVDGMVISDVARPVLRGNRIAFNQRTGIIVISNAQPDLGTPASPGNNTFQSNGNHDLQNATKNITLTSIGNRLDATKVNGPVQLQ, from the coding sequence ATGCGTTCTATTTACCGAGTCATTGCCCCGTTTGCCATTGCTGTACCCTTACTTGGGGCTGGCACCGTCACCGCAAATCCGGCTGGGAATAAATTGGCTGTGCCCTCACCTCCCCCAGCCACAACGAAACCCAACCCTGCCCCCGCCACAGCTAAGCCCACCCAAACGACGGTACAACCCACCGCCAAACCCGCCAGTCCCTCCCCGGCGGCGGCCATCCCGAAGGTGGAAATGCCTGCCCCCACCCCCACAGCGGTCAATGTCCAACGGGTGCTGTATGTCAACCCCACCAGTGGCCAGGACACCCACAACGGGCAAACCGCCCAAACCGCCTTCCGCACCATCACCCAGGCTCTGAAATTCGCCGAAGGGGGCACCTTGATCCAACTGGCTCCAGGGAAATACAGTGCCGAATCGGGGGAGCAATTTCCCCTGGCCCTGAAACCCGGCGTGATCCTGCGGGGGAACGAGTCCACCCGGGGAGAAGGAATTTTGATTGAAGGGGGCGGACGGTTTGTCAGCCGGATTTTTGCCCGCCAAAATGCCACCATCCTGGCCGGCGAAACCACCCACATCCTGGGGGTCACCGTCACCAACCGCAACATCCGGGGCACGGCCATCTGGGTCGAATCCACCAACCCCTACATCCGCAATTGCACCTTTACCAACAACCACCGGGAAGGGGTGTTTGTCACCGGGGAAGGGGCGCCCCGCATCGAAGATAACCTGTTTATCCGCAACGGCGGCAACGGGGTTTCCCTCACCAAGGCTTCCAAAGGGGAGGTGCGGCGGAATGTCTTTATCCAAACTGGCTTTGGGTTAGCCATCGGCGGCGTTGCTTCCCCCATCGTGGCGGACAATCGCATCGAAAATAACGTGGATGGCATGGTGATCAGCGATGTGGCTCGACCCGTCCTGCGGGGGAACCGGATCGCCTTCAACCAGCGCACGGGGATTATCGTGATTTCCAATGCCCAGCCGGATTTGGGTACCCCTGCCAGCCCCGGCAACAATACCTTTCAAAGCAACGGCAATCATGACCTGCAGAACGCCACCAAAAACATCACCCTCACCAGCATTGGCAACCGCCTGGATGCCACCAAGGTGAACGGGCCAGTGCAATTGCAGTGA
- the hemF gene encoding oxygen-dependent coproporphyrinogen oxidase, translating to MPIPGLPPTDSRLRVSTFLQQIQEDICRELQATDGKGTFREDRWERPEGGGGRSRVLEGGALLERGGVNFSEVWGKQLPPAIIEQRPEAKGHEFYATGTSLVLHPRNPYVPTVHLNYRYFEAGPVWWFGGGADLTPYYPFREDAVHFHQTHKTALDAHHPEYYPVFKRWCDEYFYLKHRQEMRGIGGIFLDYQDGVGLIYRGNNSQGNAAIYSNKIGELPPRSWEDIFAMIQSCAQAFLPAYLPIVERRRGILYGERERQFQLYRRGRYVEFNLIYDRGTIFGLQTNGRTESILMSMPPLCRWEYCYTPEPGSPEAALTEEFLKPQDWLAG from the coding sequence ATGCCTATTCCCGGATTGCCACCTACGGATTCCCGCCTGCGGGTCAGCACTTTTTTACAACAAATCCAGGAGGATATTTGTCGGGAATTGCAGGCCACCGACGGTAAGGGCACCTTCAGGGAAGACCGGTGGGAACGTCCAGAAGGGGGTGGGGGTCGCTCCCGGGTGTTGGAGGGGGGTGCGCTGTTGGAACGGGGCGGGGTGAATTTCTCGGAAGTGTGGGGCAAACAATTGCCGCCTGCGATTATCGAGCAACGCCCGGAGGCCAAAGGCCATGAATTTTATGCGACGGGCACGTCCCTAGTATTGCATCCCCGTAATCCCTATGTCCCAACTGTACATTTGAATTATCGTTATTTTGAAGCGGGGCCGGTGTGGTGGTTTGGCGGCGGGGCGGATTTAACCCCTTACTATCCCTTTCGGGAGGATGCGGTGCATTTTCACCAAACCCATAAAACGGCTCTGGATGCCCATCACCCGGAATATTATCCGGTATTCAAACGCTGGTGTGATGAGTATTTTTATCTCAAACATCGCCAGGAAATGCGAGGAATTGGGGGCATTTTTTTGGATTATCAAGATGGGGTAGGTTTGATTTATCGGGGGAACAATTCCCAGGGAAATGCGGCTATTTACAGCAACAAAATTGGCGAGTTGCCGCCCCGGAGTTGGGAGGATATTTTTGCCATGATCCAAAGTTGTGCCCAGGCGTTTTTACCGGCTTATCTGCCGATTGTTGAACGGCGGCGGGGCATCCTTTATGGGGAACGGGAACGGCAATTTCAACTCTATCGCCGGGGACGGTATGTGGAGTTTAATTTAATCTACGACCGGGGGACAATTTTTGGGTTGCAAACCAATGGGCGCACTGAATCTATTTTGATGTCCATGCCGCCCTTGTGTCGTTGGGAATACTGCTATACCCCGGAACCGGGTAGCCCGGAAGCCGCCCTGACGGAGGAGTTTCTCAAACCCCAGGATTGGCTGGCTGGGTGA
- a CDS encoding M15 family metallopeptidase — MQEERLYPIDEIPEARRQSSPRPHLVPSPWRWAWLGIPVVAVTGVAWWWLTPASTPVASEPKPAPTITSVDLLGHLPYPEAPAQDLQAVTADGRVQLHRDAAQAFLAMQSAARAEGVILVPLSGFRSRQQQEELFYGVKAERGQQVAERAKVSAPPGYSEHHTGYALDVGDGKQPGTHIHESFEETAAFAWLQKRAAQFHFELSFPRNNPQGISYEPWHWRFVGTPASLELFYRARSGS, encoded by the coding sequence ATGCAGGAGGAGCGTTTGTATCCCATTGATGAGATTCCCGAAGCCCGGCGGCAATCCTCCCCCCGTCCGCACTTGGTCCCTTCTCCCTGGCGGTGGGCATGGCTGGGGATTCCGGTGGTGGCTGTGACTGGAGTAGCTTGGTGGTGGCTTACTCCCGCTTCAACGCCTGTAGCTTCTGAACCCAAGCCTGCCCCGACCATTACATCTGTGGATTTGTTAGGACATTTACCGTATCCTGAAGCCCCAGCCCAGGATTTGCAGGCGGTCACAGCGGATGGGCGGGTCCAATTGCACCGGGATGCGGCTCAAGCCTTTCTCGCCATGCAGTCTGCCGCCCGGGCGGAGGGGGTGATTTTGGTGCCCCTGTCCGGGTTTCGCTCCCGGCAACAGCAGGAGGAATTGTTTTACGGGGTGAAGGCAGAACGGGGGCAACAGGTGGCGGAACGCGCCAAGGTCAGTGCCCCGCCGGGTTACAGCGAACACCATACGGGTTATGCCCTGGATGTGGGGGATGGGAAACAACCGGGCACCCATATTCACGAGAGCTTTGAGGAAACGGCGGCTTTTGCTTGGTTGCAGAAACGGGCGGCGCAATTTCACTTTGAGTTGTCCTTCCCCCGCAACAACCCCCAAGGGATTAGCTATGAACCCTGGCATTGGCGGTTTGTGGGCACCCCCGCCAGTTTGGAATTGTTTTATCGAGCTAGGTCAGGGTCTTAA
- a CDS encoding MAPEG family protein, whose amino-acid sequence MSLPISPQQVLYWGIAIAAGLIYLPYLLVAYGRVTSGFDPNAPRAIFDKLPPYAQRATWAHQNAFESFTLFAPAAILVVFAQAASPYTNAVVITYLLTRLAHSLFYIIKIFPLRGLAWIVSLGCIASLYGTAITKISLTP is encoded by the coding sequence ATGTCCCTACCAATTTCACCCCAACAGGTTTTGTATTGGGGGATTGCGATTGCCGCCGGATTGATTTACCTCCCCTACCTACTGGTAGCCTATGGACGGGTCACGAGCGGATTTGACCCCAATGCCCCCCGGGCGATTTTTGACAAATTACCCCCCTACGCTCAACGGGCAACCTGGGCGCACCAAAACGCCTTTGAAAGTTTTACCCTATTTGCCCCAGCGGCAATTTTGGTGGTTTTTGCCCAAGCCGCTTCCCCTTATACTAATGCGGTGGTAATCACCTATTTGCTCACCCGCTTGGCCCATAGTTTGTTTTACATTATCAAGATATTTCCATTACGGGGGTTGGCCTGGATCGTCAGTTTGGGTTGTATTGCCAGTCTCTATGGAACGGCGATAACTAAAATCAGCCTCACGCCTTGA